One Perognathus longimembris pacificus isolate PPM17 chromosome 2, ASM2315922v1, whole genome shotgun sequence DNA segment encodes these proteins:
- the Srgn gene encoding serglycin — translation MHKILKCSRLVLALLLTLTLESSVQGYPTRRARYQWVRCSPDSNSANCIDEKGPVFDLLPDETNRILPARPDSDSMTRTQRLHDVFPLSEDYSGSGSGSGSGSGSGSGSGSGSGSGSGSGFPPNVEWDYPIFDENDFNYNYRSPKVFLDSRPDGFDYMIE, via the exons ATGCACAAGATTCTCAAGTGCAGTAGGCTTGTCCTGGCTCTCCTGCTCACCCTTACTCTGGAATCTTCGGTTCAAG GGTATCCTACTCGgagggccaggtaccagtgggtaCGCTGCAGTCCGGACAGCAATTCTGCCAACTGCATTGATGAAAAGGGCCCAGTGTTTGATTTGCTGCCTGATGAAACTAACAGGATCCTTCCAGCAAGGCCTGACTCTGACTC aATGACAAGAACCCAGAGATTGCATGACGTGTTTCCTCTTTCTGAAGACTATTCTGGATCAGGCTCTGGATCCGGTTCTGGATCTGGCTCTGGATCCGGCTCAGGATCAGGCTCTGGATCTGGATCCGGAAGTGGCTTCCCACCTAATGTGGAATGGGACTACCCGATCTTCGATGAAAATGATTTCAATTATAACTATAGGTCTCCCAAGGTATTCCTGGACTCCCGTCCTGACGGGTTCGATTATATGATTGAATAA